A window from Sceloporus undulatus isolate JIND9_A2432 ecotype Alabama chromosome 8, SceUnd_v1.1, whole genome shotgun sequence encodes these proteins:
- the SNX8 gene encoding sorting nexin-8 isoform X4, producing MEDGEPVVPGAGASSSSSSSDLAKTLISDLKEPEESPMQTPPGNPLVLSHTLPELLSKDTVQVELIPEKKGLFLKHVEYEVSSKRFRCSVYRRYNDFVVFHEMLLQKFPYRMVPALPPKRMLGADREFIETRRRALKRFVNLVARHPPFSEDVLLKLFLSFSGPDVQNKLRELVQGVGDEFMTCKLATQAKDFLPADIQVQFAASRELIRNIYNSFYKLRDRAERIASRAIDNASDLLMFGKELSALGSDTTPLPSWAALNNSAWGSLKQALKGLSVEFALLADKAVQQGKQEENDVVEKLNLFLDLLQSYKDLCERHEKGVLHKHQRALHKYSMMKRQMMSATVQNKEPESVEQLESRIVEQENAILTMELRNYFSLYCLHQETQLIHIYLPLTSHILGAFVNSQIQGHKEMSKVWNELKPKLSCLFTGSSNMQALQLSPQDGSLFSS from the exons agACTTGGCAAAGACTCTGATAAGTGACTTGAAAGAACCTGAAGAATCTCCGATGCAGACACCGCCGGGAAATCCGCTAGTTCTTTCTCACACCTTGCCGGAGCTGCTGAGCAAAGACACGGTGCAGGTGGAGCTCATCCCTGAGAAGAAAGGCCTCTTTCTCAAGCATGTGGAGTATGAGGTTTCAAGCAAG CGTTTCAGGTGTTCAGTGTACAGGCGGTACAATGACTTTGTGGTGTTCCATGAGATGCTTCTTCAGAAGTTCCCTTACCGGATGGTCCCTGCACTTCCCCCCAAAAGAATGCTTGGAG CTGACAGAGAGTTCATAGAGACAAGACGGCGCGCATTGAAACGGTTTGTTAACTTGGTGGCTCGACATCCTCCATTCTCAGAAGATGTACTTTTGAagctctttctctccttcagtGGGCCG gatgtgcAAAACAAGCTGAGAGAGTTGGTCCAGGGCGTGGGAGATGAATTCATGACTTGCAAACTAGCAACTCAGGCCAAG GATTTTCTGCCAGCTGACATCCAGGTACAGTTTGCTGCTAGCAGGGAGTTGATCCGAAACATCTACAATAGCTTTTACAAACTTCGGGACCGAGCGGAAAGGATAGCTTCCCGAGCCATTGATAATGCCTCTGACCTCCTTATGTTTGGGAAGGAACTGAG TGCTTTGGGCTCTGACACAACTCCACTCCCTTCCTGGGCTGCCTTGAACAATAGTGCTTGGGGCAGCCTCAAGCAAGCATTGAAAGGCCTCTCTGTCGAATTTGCTCTACTAGCTGACAAAGCTGTACAACAG GGTAAACAGGAAGAGAATGATGTGGTGGAGAAGCTGAACCTTTTCCTGGACTTGCTCCAGTCTTATAAA GATCTGTGTGAAAGGCATGAGAAGGGAGTTCTGCACAAGCACCAGAGAGCCTTGCATAAATACAGCATGATGAAGAGGCAGATGATGAGCGCCACAGTACAAAATAAGGAGCCAGAGTCTGTGGAACAGCTGGAATCCCGAATTGTGGAG caAGAGAATGCAATTCTGACAATGGAGCTGCGTAATTACTTCTCCTTGTACTGTCTGCACCAAGAGACCCAGCTGATCCACATTTACCTTCCTCTCACATCTCACATTTTGGGGGCTTTTGTCAATTCTCAGATCCAAGGGCATAAAGAG aTGAGCAAAGTCTGGAATGAACTGAAGCCCAAGCTGAGCTGCCTCTTCACCGGATCCAGCAACATGCAGGCGCTGCAGTTGTCACCACAAGATGGCAGCCTCTTTTCTAGTTAA
- the SNX8 gene encoding sorting nexin-8 isoform X8: MQTPPGNPLVLSHTLPELLSKDTVQVELIPEKKGLFLKHVEYEVSSKRFRCSVYRRYNDFVVFHEMLLQKFPYRMVPALPPKRMLGADREFIETRRRALKRFVNLVARHPPFSEDVLLKLFLSFSGPDVQNKLRELVQGVGDEFMTCKLATQAKDFLPADIQVQFAASRELIRNIYNSFYKLRDRAERIASRAIDNASDLLMFGKELSALGSDTTPLPSWAALNNSAWGSLKQALKGLSVEFALLADKAVQQGKQEENDVVEKLNLFLDLLQSYKDLCERHEKGVLHKHQRALHKYSMMKRQMMSATVQNKEPESVEQLESRIVEQENAILTMELRNYFSLYCLHQETQLIHIYLPLTSHILGAFVNSQIQGHKEMSKVWNELKPKLSCLFTGSSNMQALQLSPQDGSLFSS; encoded by the exons ATGCAGACACCGCCGGGAAATCCGCTAGTTCTTTCTCACACCTTGCCGGAGCTGCTGAGCAAAGACACGGTGCAGGTGGAGCTCATCCCTGAGAAGAAAGGCCTCTTTCTCAAGCATGTGGAGTATGAGGTTTCAAGCAAG CGTTTCAGGTGTTCAGTGTACAGGCGGTACAATGACTTTGTGGTGTTCCATGAGATGCTTCTTCAGAAGTTCCCTTACCGGATGGTCCCTGCACTTCCCCCCAAAAGAATGCTTGGAG CTGACAGAGAGTTCATAGAGACAAGACGGCGCGCATTGAAACGGTTTGTTAACTTGGTGGCTCGACATCCTCCATTCTCAGAAGATGTACTTTTGAagctctttctctccttcagtGGGCCG gatgtgcAAAACAAGCTGAGAGAGTTGGTCCAGGGCGTGGGAGATGAATTCATGACTTGCAAACTAGCAACTCAGGCCAAG GATTTTCTGCCAGCTGACATCCAGGTACAGTTTGCTGCTAGCAGGGAGTTGATCCGAAACATCTACAATAGCTTTTACAAACTTCGGGACCGAGCGGAAAGGATAGCTTCCCGAGCCATTGATAATGCCTCTGACCTCCTTATGTTTGGGAAGGAACTGAG TGCTTTGGGCTCTGACACAACTCCACTCCCTTCCTGGGCTGCCTTGAACAATAGTGCTTGGGGCAGCCTCAAGCAAGCATTGAAAGGCCTCTCTGTCGAATTTGCTCTACTAGCTGACAAAGCTGTACAACAG GGTAAACAGGAAGAGAATGATGTGGTGGAGAAGCTGAACCTTTTCCTGGACTTGCTCCAGTCTTATAAA GATCTGTGTGAAAGGCATGAGAAGGGAGTTCTGCACAAGCACCAGAGAGCCTTGCATAAATACAGCATGATGAAGAGGCAGATGATGAGCGCCACAGTACAAAATAAGGAGCCAGAGTCTGTGGAACAGCTGGAATCCCGAATTGTGGAG caAGAGAATGCAATTCTGACAATGGAGCTGCGTAATTACTTCTCCTTGTACTGTCTGCACCAAGAGACCCAGCTGATCCACATTTACCTTCCTCTCACATCTCACATTTTGGGGGCTTTTGTCAATTCTCAGATCCAAGGGCATAAAGAG aTGAGCAAAGTCTGGAATGAACTGAAGCCCAAGCTGAGCTGCCTCTTCACCGGATCCAGCAACATGCAGGCGCTGCAGTTGTCACCACAAGATGGCAGCCTCTTTTCTAGTTAA
- the SNX8 gene encoding sorting nexin-8 isoform X2, whose protein sequence is MGGRRSCLFTVGTSDLEGVVFWLFLDLAFPASTTDLAKTLISDLKEPEESPMQTPPGNPLVLSHTLPELLSKDTVQVELIPEKKGLFLKHVEYEVSSKRFRCSVYRRYNDFVVFHEMLLQKFPYRMVPALPPKRMLGADREFIETRRRALKRFVNLVARHPPFSEDVLLKLFLSFSGPDVQNKLRELVQGVGDEFMTCKLATQAKDFLPADIQVQFAASRELIRNIYNSFYKLRDRAERIASRAIDNASDLLMFGKELSALGSDTTPLPSWAALNNSAWGSLKQALKGLSVEFALLADKAVQQGKQEENDVVEKLNLFLDLLQSYKDLCERHEKGVLHKHQRALHKYSMMKRQMMSATVQNKEPESVEQLESRIVEQENAILTMELRNYFSLYCLHQETQLIHIYLPLTSHILGAFVNSQIQGHKEMSKVWNELKPKLSCLFTGSSNMQALQLSPQDGSLFSS, encoded by the exons ATGGGAGGGAGGAGATCATGTCTCTTCACTGTGGGCACGTCTGATTTGGAAGGAGTGGTGTTCTGGCTGTTTCTGGACTTAGCTTTCCCTGCAAGTACCACAG ACTTGGCAAAGACTCTGATAAGTGACTTGAAAGAACCTGAAGAATCTCCGATGCAGACACCGCCGGGAAATCCGCTAGTTCTTTCTCACACCTTGCCGGAGCTGCTGAGCAAAGACACGGTGCAGGTGGAGCTCATCCCTGAGAAGAAAGGCCTCTTTCTCAAGCATGTGGAGTATGAGGTTTCAAGCAAG CGTTTCAGGTGTTCAGTGTACAGGCGGTACAATGACTTTGTGGTGTTCCATGAGATGCTTCTTCAGAAGTTCCCTTACCGGATGGTCCCTGCACTTCCCCCCAAAAGAATGCTTGGAG CTGACAGAGAGTTCATAGAGACAAGACGGCGCGCATTGAAACGGTTTGTTAACTTGGTGGCTCGACATCCTCCATTCTCAGAAGATGTACTTTTGAagctctttctctccttcagtGGGCCG gatgtgcAAAACAAGCTGAGAGAGTTGGTCCAGGGCGTGGGAGATGAATTCATGACTTGCAAACTAGCAACTCAGGCCAAG GATTTTCTGCCAGCTGACATCCAGGTACAGTTTGCTGCTAGCAGGGAGTTGATCCGAAACATCTACAATAGCTTTTACAAACTTCGGGACCGAGCGGAAAGGATAGCTTCCCGAGCCATTGATAATGCCTCTGACCTCCTTATGTTTGGGAAGGAACTGAG TGCTTTGGGCTCTGACACAACTCCACTCCCTTCCTGGGCTGCCTTGAACAATAGTGCTTGGGGCAGCCTCAAGCAAGCATTGAAAGGCCTCTCTGTCGAATTTGCTCTACTAGCTGACAAAGCTGTACAACAG GGTAAACAGGAAGAGAATGATGTGGTGGAGAAGCTGAACCTTTTCCTGGACTTGCTCCAGTCTTATAAA GATCTGTGTGAAAGGCATGAGAAGGGAGTTCTGCACAAGCACCAGAGAGCCTTGCATAAATACAGCATGATGAAGAGGCAGATGATGAGCGCCACAGTACAAAATAAGGAGCCAGAGTCTGTGGAACAGCTGGAATCCCGAATTGTGGAG caAGAGAATGCAATTCTGACAATGGAGCTGCGTAATTACTTCTCCTTGTACTGTCTGCACCAAGAGACCCAGCTGATCCACATTTACCTTCCTCTCACATCTCACATTTTGGGGGCTTTTGTCAATTCTCAGATCCAAGGGCATAAAGAG aTGAGCAAAGTCTGGAATGAACTGAAGCCCAAGCTGAGCTGCCTCTTCACCGGATCCAGCAACATGCAGGCGCTGCAGTTGTCACCACAAGATGGCAGCCTCTTTTCTAGTTAA
- the SNX8 gene encoding sorting nexin-8 isoform X1, which translates to MGGRRSCLFTVGTSDLEGVVFWLFLDLAFPASTTASYFFSPLDLAKTLISDLKEPEESPMQTPPGNPLVLSHTLPELLSKDTVQVELIPEKKGLFLKHVEYEVSSKRFRCSVYRRYNDFVVFHEMLLQKFPYRMVPALPPKRMLGADREFIETRRRALKRFVNLVARHPPFSEDVLLKLFLSFSGPDVQNKLRELVQGVGDEFMTCKLATQAKDFLPADIQVQFAASRELIRNIYNSFYKLRDRAERIASRAIDNASDLLMFGKELSALGSDTTPLPSWAALNNSAWGSLKQALKGLSVEFALLADKAVQQGKQEENDVVEKLNLFLDLLQSYKDLCERHEKGVLHKHQRALHKYSMMKRQMMSATVQNKEPESVEQLESRIVEQENAILTMELRNYFSLYCLHQETQLIHIYLPLTSHILGAFVNSQIQGHKEMSKVWNELKPKLSCLFTGSSNMQALQLSPQDGSLFSS; encoded by the exons ATGGGAGGGAGGAGATCATGTCTCTTCACTGTGGGCACGTCTGATTTGGAAGGAGTGGTGTTCTGGCTGTTTCTGGACTTAGCTTTCCCTGCAAGTACCACAG catcttattttttttctcccctagACTTGGCAAAGACTCTGATAAGTGACTTGAAAGAACCTGAAGAATCTCCGATGCAGACACCGCCGGGAAATCCGCTAGTTCTTTCTCACACCTTGCCGGAGCTGCTGAGCAAAGACACGGTGCAGGTGGAGCTCATCCCTGAGAAGAAAGGCCTCTTTCTCAAGCATGTGGAGTATGAGGTTTCAAGCAAG CGTTTCAGGTGTTCAGTGTACAGGCGGTACAATGACTTTGTGGTGTTCCATGAGATGCTTCTTCAGAAGTTCCCTTACCGGATGGTCCCTGCACTTCCCCCCAAAAGAATGCTTGGAG CTGACAGAGAGTTCATAGAGACAAGACGGCGCGCATTGAAACGGTTTGTTAACTTGGTGGCTCGACATCCTCCATTCTCAGAAGATGTACTTTTGAagctctttctctccttcagtGGGCCG gatgtgcAAAACAAGCTGAGAGAGTTGGTCCAGGGCGTGGGAGATGAATTCATGACTTGCAAACTAGCAACTCAGGCCAAG GATTTTCTGCCAGCTGACATCCAGGTACAGTTTGCTGCTAGCAGGGAGTTGATCCGAAACATCTACAATAGCTTTTACAAACTTCGGGACCGAGCGGAAAGGATAGCTTCCCGAGCCATTGATAATGCCTCTGACCTCCTTATGTTTGGGAAGGAACTGAG TGCTTTGGGCTCTGACACAACTCCACTCCCTTCCTGGGCTGCCTTGAACAATAGTGCTTGGGGCAGCCTCAAGCAAGCATTGAAAGGCCTCTCTGTCGAATTTGCTCTACTAGCTGACAAAGCTGTACAACAG GGTAAACAGGAAGAGAATGATGTGGTGGAGAAGCTGAACCTTTTCCTGGACTTGCTCCAGTCTTATAAA GATCTGTGTGAAAGGCATGAGAAGGGAGTTCTGCACAAGCACCAGAGAGCCTTGCATAAATACAGCATGATGAAGAGGCAGATGATGAGCGCCACAGTACAAAATAAGGAGCCAGAGTCTGTGGAACAGCTGGAATCCCGAATTGTGGAG caAGAGAATGCAATTCTGACAATGGAGCTGCGTAATTACTTCTCCTTGTACTGTCTGCACCAAGAGACCCAGCTGATCCACATTTACCTTCCTCTCACATCTCACATTTTGGGGGCTTTTGTCAATTCTCAGATCCAAGGGCATAAAGAG aTGAGCAAAGTCTGGAATGAACTGAAGCCCAAGCTGAGCTGCCTCTTCACCGGATCCAGCAACATGCAGGCGCTGCAGTTGTCACCACAAGATGGCAGCCTCTTTTCTAGTTAA
- the SNX8 gene encoding sorting nexin-8 isoform X6 has product MEDGEPVVPGAGASSSSSDLAKTLISDLKEPEESPMQTPPGNPLVLSHTLPELLSKDTVQVELIPEKKGLFLKHVEYEVSSKRFRCSVYRRYNDFVVFHEMLLQKFPYRMVPALPPKRMLGADREFIETRRRALKRFVNLVARHPPFSEDVLLKLFLSFSGPDVQNKLRELVQGVGDEFMTCKLATQAKDFLPADIQVQFAASRELIRNIYNSFYKLRDRAERIASRAIDNASDLLMFGKELSALGSDTTPLPSWAALNNSAWGSLKQALKGLSVEFALLADKAVQQGKQEENDVVEKLNLFLDLLQSYKDLCERHEKGVLHKHQRALHKYSMMKRQMMSATVQNKEPESVEQLESRIVEQENAILTMELRNYFSLYCLHQETQLIHIYLPLTSHILGAFVNSQIQGHKEMSKVWNELKPKLSCLFTGSSNMQALQLSPQDGSLFSS; this is encoded by the exons agACTTGGCAAAGACTCTGATAAGTGACTTGAAAGAACCTGAAGAATCTCCGATGCAGACACCGCCGGGAAATCCGCTAGTTCTTTCTCACACCTTGCCGGAGCTGCTGAGCAAAGACACGGTGCAGGTGGAGCTCATCCCTGAGAAGAAAGGCCTCTTTCTCAAGCATGTGGAGTATGAGGTTTCAAGCAAG CGTTTCAGGTGTTCAGTGTACAGGCGGTACAATGACTTTGTGGTGTTCCATGAGATGCTTCTTCAGAAGTTCCCTTACCGGATGGTCCCTGCACTTCCCCCCAAAAGAATGCTTGGAG CTGACAGAGAGTTCATAGAGACAAGACGGCGCGCATTGAAACGGTTTGTTAACTTGGTGGCTCGACATCCTCCATTCTCAGAAGATGTACTTTTGAagctctttctctccttcagtGGGCCG gatgtgcAAAACAAGCTGAGAGAGTTGGTCCAGGGCGTGGGAGATGAATTCATGACTTGCAAACTAGCAACTCAGGCCAAG GATTTTCTGCCAGCTGACATCCAGGTACAGTTTGCTGCTAGCAGGGAGTTGATCCGAAACATCTACAATAGCTTTTACAAACTTCGGGACCGAGCGGAAAGGATAGCTTCCCGAGCCATTGATAATGCCTCTGACCTCCTTATGTTTGGGAAGGAACTGAG TGCTTTGGGCTCTGACACAACTCCACTCCCTTCCTGGGCTGCCTTGAACAATAGTGCTTGGGGCAGCCTCAAGCAAGCATTGAAAGGCCTCTCTGTCGAATTTGCTCTACTAGCTGACAAAGCTGTACAACAG GGTAAACAGGAAGAGAATGATGTGGTGGAGAAGCTGAACCTTTTCCTGGACTTGCTCCAGTCTTATAAA GATCTGTGTGAAAGGCATGAGAAGGGAGTTCTGCACAAGCACCAGAGAGCCTTGCATAAATACAGCATGATGAAGAGGCAGATGATGAGCGCCACAGTACAAAATAAGGAGCCAGAGTCTGTGGAACAGCTGGAATCCCGAATTGTGGAG caAGAGAATGCAATTCTGACAATGGAGCTGCGTAATTACTTCTCCTTGTACTGTCTGCACCAAGAGACCCAGCTGATCCACATTTACCTTCCTCTCACATCTCACATTTTGGGGGCTTTTGTCAATTCTCAGATCCAAGGGCATAAAGAG aTGAGCAAAGTCTGGAATGAACTGAAGCCCAAGCTGAGCTGCCTCTTCACCGGATCCAGCAACATGCAGGCGCTGCAGTTGTCACCACAAGATGGCAGCCTCTTTTCTAGTTAA
- the SNX8 gene encoding sorting nexin-8 isoform X5, which yields MEDGEPVVPGAGASSSSSSDLAKTLISDLKEPEESPMQTPPGNPLVLSHTLPELLSKDTVQVELIPEKKGLFLKHVEYEVSSKRFRCSVYRRYNDFVVFHEMLLQKFPYRMVPALPPKRMLGADREFIETRRRALKRFVNLVARHPPFSEDVLLKLFLSFSGPDVQNKLRELVQGVGDEFMTCKLATQAKDFLPADIQVQFAASRELIRNIYNSFYKLRDRAERIASRAIDNASDLLMFGKELSALGSDTTPLPSWAALNNSAWGSLKQALKGLSVEFALLADKAVQQGKQEENDVVEKLNLFLDLLQSYKDLCERHEKGVLHKHQRALHKYSMMKRQMMSATVQNKEPESVEQLESRIVEQENAILTMELRNYFSLYCLHQETQLIHIYLPLTSHILGAFVNSQIQGHKEMSKVWNELKPKLSCLFTGSSNMQALQLSPQDGSLFSS from the exons agACTTGGCAAAGACTCTGATAAGTGACTTGAAAGAACCTGAAGAATCTCCGATGCAGACACCGCCGGGAAATCCGCTAGTTCTTTCTCACACCTTGCCGGAGCTGCTGAGCAAAGACACGGTGCAGGTGGAGCTCATCCCTGAGAAGAAAGGCCTCTTTCTCAAGCATGTGGAGTATGAGGTTTCAAGCAAG CGTTTCAGGTGTTCAGTGTACAGGCGGTACAATGACTTTGTGGTGTTCCATGAGATGCTTCTTCAGAAGTTCCCTTACCGGATGGTCCCTGCACTTCCCCCCAAAAGAATGCTTGGAG CTGACAGAGAGTTCATAGAGACAAGACGGCGCGCATTGAAACGGTTTGTTAACTTGGTGGCTCGACATCCTCCATTCTCAGAAGATGTACTTTTGAagctctttctctccttcagtGGGCCG gatgtgcAAAACAAGCTGAGAGAGTTGGTCCAGGGCGTGGGAGATGAATTCATGACTTGCAAACTAGCAACTCAGGCCAAG GATTTTCTGCCAGCTGACATCCAGGTACAGTTTGCTGCTAGCAGGGAGTTGATCCGAAACATCTACAATAGCTTTTACAAACTTCGGGACCGAGCGGAAAGGATAGCTTCCCGAGCCATTGATAATGCCTCTGACCTCCTTATGTTTGGGAAGGAACTGAG TGCTTTGGGCTCTGACACAACTCCACTCCCTTCCTGGGCTGCCTTGAACAATAGTGCTTGGGGCAGCCTCAAGCAAGCATTGAAAGGCCTCTCTGTCGAATTTGCTCTACTAGCTGACAAAGCTGTACAACAG GGTAAACAGGAAGAGAATGATGTGGTGGAGAAGCTGAACCTTTTCCTGGACTTGCTCCAGTCTTATAAA GATCTGTGTGAAAGGCATGAGAAGGGAGTTCTGCACAAGCACCAGAGAGCCTTGCATAAATACAGCATGATGAAGAGGCAGATGATGAGCGCCACAGTACAAAATAAGGAGCCAGAGTCTGTGGAACAGCTGGAATCCCGAATTGTGGAG caAGAGAATGCAATTCTGACAATGGAGCTGCGTAATTACTTCTCCTTGTACTGTCTGCACCAAGAGACCCAGCTGATCCACATTTACCTTCCTCTCACATCTCACATTTTGGGGGCTTTTGTCAATTCTCAGATCCAAGGGCATAAAGAG aTGAGCAAAGTCTGGAATGAACTGAAGCCCAAGCTGAGCTGCCTCTTCACCGGATCCAGCAACATGCAGGCGCTGCAGTTGTCACCACAAGATGGCAGCCTCTTTTCTAGTTAA
- the SNX8 gene encoding sorting nexin-8 isoform X3 yields the protein MEDGEPVVPGAGASSSSSSSSDLAKTLISDLKEPEESPMQTPPGNPLVLSHTLPELLSKDTVQVELIPEKKGLFLKHVEYEVSSKRFRCSVYRRYNDFVVFHEMLLQKFPYRMVPALPPKRMLGADREFIETRRRALKRFVNLVARHPPFSEDVLLKLFLSFSGPDVQNKLRELVQGVGDEFMTCKLATQAKDFLPADIQVQFAASRELIRNIYNSFYKLRDRAERIASRAIDNASDLLMFGKELSALGSDTTPLPSWAALNNSAWGSLKQALKGLSVEFALLADKAVQQGKQEENDVVEKLNLFLDLLQSYKDLCERHEKGVLHKHQRALHKYSMMKRQMMSATVQNKEPESVEQLESRIVEQENAILTMELRNYFSLYCLHQETQLIHIYLPLTSHILGAFVNSQIQGHKEMSKVWNELKPKLSCLFTGSSNMQALQLSPQDGSLFSS from the exons ACTTGGCAAAGACTCTGATAAGTGACTTGAAAGAACCTGAAGAATCTCCGATGCAGACACCGCCGGGAAATCCGCTAGTTCTTTCTCACACCTTGCCGGAGCTGCTGAGCAAAGACACGGTGCAGGTGGAGCTCATCCCTGAGAAGAAAGGCCTCTTTCTCAAGCATGTGGAGTATGAGGTTTCAAGCAAG CGTTTCAGGTGTTCAGTGTACAGGCGGTACAATGACTTTGTGGTGTTCCATGAGATGCTTCTTCAGAAGTTCCCTTACCGGATGGTCCCTGCACTTCCCCCCAAAAGAATGCTTGGAG CTGACAGAGAGTTCATAGAGACAAGACGGCGCGCATTGAAACGGTTTGTTAACTTGGTGGCTCGACATCCTCCATTCTCAGAAGATGTACTTTTGAagctctttctctccttcagtGGGCCG gatgtgcAAAACAAGCTGAGAGAGTTGGTCCAGGGCGTGGGAGATGAATTCATGACTTGCAAACTAGCAACTCAGGCCAAG GATTTTCTGCCAGCTGACATCCAGGTACAGTTTGCTGCTAGCAGGGAGTTGATCCGAAACATCTACAATAGCTTTTACAAACTTCGGGACCGAGCGGAAAGGATAGCTTCCCGAGCCATTGATAATGCCTCTGACCTCCTTATGTTTGGGAAGGAACTGAG TGCTTTGGGCTCTGACACAACTCCACTCCCTTCCTGGGCTGCCTTGAACAATAGTGCTTGGGGCAGCCTCAAGCAAGCATTGAAAGGCCTCTCTGTCGAATTTGCTCTACTAGCTGACAAAGCTGTACAACAG GGTAAACAGGAAGAGAATGATGTGGTGGAGAAGCTGAACCTTTTCCTGGACTTGCTCCAGTCTTATAAA GATCTGTGTGAAAGGCATGAGAAGGGAGTTCTGCACAAGCACCAGAGAGCCTTGCATAAATACAGCATGATGAAGAGGCAGATGATGAGCGCCACAGTACAAAATAAGGAGCCAGAGTCTGTGGAACAGCTGGAATCCCGAATTGTGGAG caAGAGAATGCAATTCTGACAATGGAGCTGCGTAATTACTTCTCCTTGTACTGTCTGCACCAAGAGACCCAGCTGATCCACATTTACCTTCCTCTCACATCTCACATTTTGGGGGCTTTTGTCAATTCTCAGATCCAAGGGCATAAAGAG aTGAGCAAAGTCTGGAATGAACTGAAGCCCAAGCTGAGCTGCCTCTTCACCGGATCCAGCAACATGCAGGCGCTGCAGTTGTCACCACAAGATGGCAGCCTCTTTTCTAGTTAA
- the SNX8 gene encoding sorting nexin-8 isoform X7: MEDGEPVVPGAGASSSSDLAKTLISDLKEPEESPMQTPPGNPLVLSHTLPELLSKDTVQVELIPEKKGLFLKHVEYEVSSKRFRCSVYRRYNDFVVFHEMLLQKFPYRMVPALPPKRMLGADREFIETRRRALKRFVNLVARHPPFSEDVLLKLFLSFSGPDVQNKLRELVQGVGDEFMTCKLATQAKDFLPADIQVQFAASRELIRNIYNSFYKLRDRAERIASRAIDNASDLLMFGKELSALGSDTTPLPSWAALNNSAWGSLKQALKGLSVEFALLADKAVQQGKQEENDVVEKLNLFLDLLQSYKDLCERHEKGVLHKHQRALHKYSMMKRQMMSATVQNKEPESVEQLESRIVEQENAILTMELRNYFSLYCLHQETQLIHIYLPLTSHILGAFVNSQIQGHKEMSKVWNELKPKLSCLFTGSSNMQALQLSPQDGSLFSS; encoded by the exons agACTTGGCAAAGACTCTGATAAGTGACTTGAAAGAACCTGAAGAATCTCCGATGCAGACACCGCCGGGAAATCCGCTAGTTCTTTCTCACACCTTGCCGGAGCTGCTGAGCAAAGACACGGTGCAGGTGGAGCTCATCCCTGAGAAGAAAGGCCTCTTTCTCAAGCATGTGGAGTATGAGGTTTCAAGCAAG CGTTTCAGGTGTTCAGTGTACAGGCGGTACAATGACTTTGTGGTGTTCCATGAGATGCTTCTTCAGAAGTTCCCTTACCGGATGGTCCCTGCACTTCCCCCCAAAAGAATGCTTGGAG CTGACAGAGAGTTCATAGAGACAAGACGGCGCGCATTGAAACGGTTTGTTAACTTGGTGGCTCGACATCCTCCATTCTCAGAAGATGTACTTTTGAagctctttctctccttcagtGGGCCG gatgtgcAAAACAAGCTGAGAGAGTTGGTCCAGGGCGTGGGAGATGAATTCATGACTTGCAAACTAGCAACTCAGGCCAAG GATTTTCTGCCAGCTGACATCCAGGTACAGTTTGCTGCTAGCAGGGAGTTGATCCGAAACATCTACAATAGCTTTTACAAACTTCGGGACCGAGCGGAAAGGATAGCTTCCCGAGCCATTGATAATGCCTCTGACCTCCTTATGTTTGGGAAGGAACTGAG TGCTTTGGGCTCTGACACAACTCCACTCCCTTCCTGGGCTGCCTTGAACAATAGTGCTTGGGGCAGCCTCAAGCAAGCATTGAAAGGCCTCTCTGTCGAATTTGCTCTACTAGCTGACAAAGCTGTACAACAG GGTAAACAGGAAGAGAATGATGTGGTGGAGAAGCTGAACCTTTTCCTGGACTTGCTCCAGTCTTATAAA GATCTGTGTGAAAGGCATGAGAAGGGAGTTCTGCACAAGCACCAGAGAGCCTTGCATAAATACAGCATGATGAAGAGGCAGATGATGAGCGCCACAGTACAAAATAAGGAGCCAGAGTCTGTGGAACAGCTGGAATCCCGAATTGTGGAG caAGAGAATGCAATTCTGACAATGGAGCTGCGTAATTACTTCTCCTTGTACTGTCTGCACCAAGAGACCCAGCTGATCCACATTTACCTTCCTCTCACATCTCACATTTTGGGGGCTTTTGTCAATTCTCAGATCCAAGGGCATAAAGAG aTGAGCAAAGTCTGGAATGAACTGAAGCCCAAGCTGAGCTGCCTCTTCACCGGATCCAGCAACATGCAGGCGCTGCAGTTGTCACCACAAGATGGCAGCCTCTTTTCTAGTTAA